The DNA window ATTCTTATATTCATTATAGTCACCACTTATATCATCAGTACCTTTAGCTTTTCTAATACGAAGTCCTTCATTATCAGTATCATTAAAATAAATTACTTCTATCATATCATCTTCAATAGCTTGAATTACTTGTTTTTTATAATCTCCATAAGTTGCTGGAACAGATAAATTAAACCCTGCTATTTTAGAAGCTTCATCCAAAGTATCAACTATTTCATATGGATTAGGTACTCCATAATCTTGTTCTTGTGCAACATTTGTTATTTCTGCTATCTCTTGTTTAGCTTCTTCCTTTTTCCCACAAGCAACAATAGTTAAACATAATAATGACATTAATAATATTTTCTTCATGTAGTTACTCCTTTATTTGTCAAATTTTATTGTAGCTTCATCAACTACATAAGTATAAAATTCATCAAGTGATTTAGAGAACTGATCTTTTGAACCAAATCTTCTAATATTTACTTCTTTATTTTCAACTTCATTTTTACCAATTATTAATTGCATAGGAATCTTATATCTTCCATTAGCTTCTCTTATTTTATATCCAATAGTTTCATTTCTATCATCAAGTTCTGCTCTGATTCCTAATTCTTCCAATTTATCCATAATTTCTTTTGCATAAGGAATGCATTCATCATTAAGAGTTAAAACTTTTACTTGAACTGGTGCAAGCCACATAGGGAAAGCACCTGCATAGTGTTCTATTAAAATTCCAATAAATCTTTCTATTGAACCATATATAACTCTATGAAGCATTACTGGTCTATGTTTTTCTCCATCTTCACCTATATAAGTTACATCAAATCTTTCTGGTAGGTTAAAGTCAAGTTGAATAGTTCCACATTGCCACATTCTTCCAATAGCATCTTTTATTTTAAAATCTAGTTTAGGTCCATAAAATGCTCCATCTCCTGGATTTATTTTATATTTTCTACCTAATTTATCTAATGCCCCTGCAAGTGCAGCTTCCGCCATATCCCAAATTTCTTGAGAACCTATTGCTTTTTCTGGTTTAGTTGAAAGTTCTATTTCATATTCAAAACCAAACAATTTACTATAAAATCTATCTATAAGATTTACAACACCTATAATTTCATCTTGAACTTGATCAGGAGTCATGAATATATGAGAATCATCTTGTGTAAATGATCTTACTCTCATAAGTCCATGTAAAGCACCAGAAAATTCATGTCTATGAACTCTACCTAACTCTGCAAGTCTTGCTGGTAAGTCTTTATATGAATGTAATTGGTGTTTAAAAGATAATACCCCACCTGGACAGTTCATTGGTTTTATAGCAAATTCTAACTCATCTATTTCTGATGTATACATATTTTCTCTGTAATTAAACCAGTGTCCTGAAACTTCCCATAACTCTTTATTAAGCATTATAGGAGTTTCTAGTTGTAAGTATTTAGCTTTTTCATGTTCTTTTCTCCATAAATCAATTAAAACATTTCTAATTACCATTCCTTTTGGTAAGAAGAATGGAAATCCTGGTCCATATTCACTTAGGAAAAATAATTCCAATTCTTTTCCTAATTTTCTATGATCTCTTTTTTCTGCTTCTTCCATAAGTTTTAAGTGATGTTTTAATCTTTCTTCATTAGAAAAAGAATAACCATATATTCTTTGAAGCATTTTATTTTTTGAGTTTCCCCTCCAATATGCTCCTGCAACTGTTCTTAATTTAAATGCTTTTAAATACCCAGTTGAAGGAACGTGTGTTCCTCTACATAAATCTGTAAAATCTCCTTGTTTATAGAATGAAACTTGTTCTCCTTGTGGAATTCCTTCAACAATTTCAACTTTATATTTATTTTTATCAACATCTCTAAAATAATCAATAGCTTCATCTCTTGGTAATACATA is part of the Fusobacterium nucleatum genome and encodes:
- a CDS encoding DUF4367 domain-containing protein is translated as MKKILLMSLLCLTIVACGKKEEAKQEIAEITNVAQEQDYGVPNPYEIVDTLDEASKIAGFNLSVPATYGDYKKQVIQAIEDDMIEVIYFNDTDNEGLRIRKAKGTDDISGDYNEYKNVETVKVGDYDVTEKSDGKNIFVATWTDGTYSYAIDVDRAELSKEDIENLISNIK
- the thrS gene encoding threonine--tRNA ligase, with product MLVKYNGENKEYNSNVNMFEIAKGISNSLAKKSVGAKIDGKNVDMSYVLDHDAEVEFIDIDSPEGEDIVRHSTAHLMAQAVLRLYPDTKVTIGPVIENGFYYDFDPVEQFTEEDLEKIEAEMKRIVKENIKLEKYVLPRDEAIDYFRDVDKNKYKVEIVEGIPQGEQVSFYKQGDFTDLCRGTHVPSTGYLKAFKLRTVAGAYWRGNSKNKMLQRIYGYSFSNEERLKHHLKLMEEAEKRDHRKLGKELELFFLSEYGPGFPFFLPKGMVIRNVLIDLWRKEHEKAKYLQLETPIMLNKELWEVSGHWFNYRENMYTSEIDELEFAIKPMNCPGGVLSFKHQLHSYKDLPARLAELGRVHRHEFSGALHGLMRVRSFTQDDSHIFMTPDQVQDEIIGVVNLIDRFYSKLFGFEYEIELSTKPEKAIGSQEIWDMAEAALAGALDKLGRKYKINPGDGAFYGPKLDFKIKDAIGRMWQCGTIQLDFNLPERFDVTYIGEDGEKHRPVMLHRVIYGSIERFIGILIEHYAGAFPMWLAPVQVKVLTLNDECIPYAKEIMDKLEELGIRAELDDRNETIGYKIREANGRYKIPMQLIIGKNEVENKEVNIRRFGSKDQFSKSLDEFYTYVVDEATIKFDK